Proteins found in one Salinimonas lutimaris genomic segment:
- a CDS encoding sodium-dependent transporter: protein MAMRGEFSSRIGFILAAAGSAVGLGNIWGFPTQVATNGGAAFVLVYLLLAFVLSYPVLMAELIIGRATRSNMIDALGSISNGSAIGRATGAWGFVTVSMILAFYAIVGGWMLAYLADGAVSLVGADAASQWLVSFSTPRNIIFCAIFMVLTSLIVLGGVKAGIEKWSVRLMPTLVIIILLLIGYVSMQPGAAEGWSAYLVPDFSRVFEAELLISAMGQAFFSMSLGVGTMLVYGSYVSKQENLPRIGASVALVDIGVAIIAGMLIIPAMYVALYNGVEIFNADGVLIDGDKLIFTVLPALFGSIGTMGIVVSMAFFALMGIASVTSSISMLEVPVSYLVESKGMQRKKAVWLMTAIIFAASCIIMLNFDQLFGMVVKLTTEWSQPLLGLVLCIFAGWVWRRDAILAELKQGDEAAEHSLFWKIWPWYVRFVCPVIIAVMFVRSVI, encoded by the coding sequence ATGGCTATGCGAGGTGAATTCTCGTCGCGTATCGGCTTTATATTAGCCGCTGCGGGATCTGCCGTCGGGTTGGGAAATATTTGGGGTTTTCCGACACAAGTTGCCACTAATGGTGGTGCGGCATTTGTGCTGGTATATCTGTTACTGGCCTTTGTTCTTTCTTACCCGGTTCTGATGGCCGAATTAATTATTGGCCGGGCAACCCGTTCCAATATGATCGATGCGCTGGGCAGTATTTCAAATGGATCTGCTATTGGCCGGGCTACCGGTGCATGGGGGTTTGTCACCGTTTCCATGATTCTGGCTTTTTATGCCATTGTAGGTGGCTGGATGCTGGCTTATCTGGCCGACGGGGCGGTATCGCTGGTTGGTGCAGACGCTGCCTCTCAGTGGCTGGTATCCTTTTCTACGCCGCGTAATATCATTTTCTGCGCCATCTTTATGGTGTTGACGTCACTGATTGTGCTGGGCGGTGTGAAAGCCGGTATTGAAAAATGGTCCGTACGTCTGATGCCAACCCTGGTGATTATCATCTTGTTATTGATTGGCTATGTCAGTATGCAGCCGGGCGCTGCCGAAGGCTGGAGTGCTTATCTGGTACCCGATTTTAGCCGCGTGTTTGAGGCCGAGTTGTTGATCAGCGCAATGGGACAGGCATTTTTCTCAATGTCATTGGGTGTCGGTACTATGCTGGTATATGGTTCTTACGTTAGCAAACAGGAAAACCTGCCGCGCATTGGTGCTTCGGTTGCGTTGGTCGATATCGGCGTTGCGATTATTGCGGGTATGCTGATTATTCCCGCCATGTATGTTGCTCTGTACAACGGTGTTGAGATTTTCAATGCTGACGGTGTACTGATTGATGGTGATAAGCTCATATTTACCGTATTGCCGGCGTTGTTCGGTTCTATCGGCACTATGGGTATTGTTGTGTCGATGGCATTCTTTGCACTCATGGGCATCGCGTCTGTCACTTCGTCGATTTCGATGCTGGAAGTACCGGTTTCATATCTGGTTGAGAGCAAAGGGATGCAACGCAAAAAAGCCGTGTGGCTGATGACCGCTATCATTTTTGCTGCCAGTTGCATCATCATGCTGAATTTCGACCAGCTCTTCGGAATGGTTGTCAAGCTAACCACCGAGTGGAGCCAGCCATTACTGGGACTGGTATTGTGTATATTTGCCGGCTGGGTCTGGCGCCGAGATGCTATTCTGGCTGAGCTTAAACAGGGCGATGAAGCCGCAGAACACAGCCTGTTCTGGAAAATCTGGCCCTGGTACGTACGTTTTGTTTGTCCGGTCATCATTGCCGTTATGTTTGTCCGTTCTGTGATCTAA